In Aminivibrio sp., the following are encoded in one genomic region:
- a CDS encoding DUF1848 domain-containing protein has translation MIISASRRTDIPAFYAPWLERRLKEGFVLVRNPRNPAQVRYVSLAVRDVDCFVFWTKDARPMFGLLDTLDRAGYPYYFQWTVTPYGPSIEPGLAQKEDILAAFRTLGGRLGSHRTIWRYDPVLISKEYPAERHLEDFDRMSAFLEDSTERCVLSFVDIYGKLRGKGLSETSPGTMRTLAREFSAIAEKRGIDLLTCCEEGDFENVGVRHGACIDKELVERLAGRSLKIGKDRNQRPLCECAESADIGVYDTCPAGCVYCYANRSKKMVDANRRRHTPESSLLIGEPSPEELDSALLRRS, from the coding sequence AAGGAAGGCTTCGTTCTCGTCCGAAATCCCCGGAACCCGGCTCAAGTCAGGTACGTCTCCCTTGCAGTCCGGGACGTGGATTGCTTCGTCTTCTGGACCAAGGATGCCCGACCCATGTTTGGCCTCCTGGACACGCTGGACAGGGCCGGATACCCTTACTATTTTCAATGGACCGTCACCCCCTACGGACCTTCCATAGAGCCAGGGCTCGCCCAAAAGGAAGACATCCTCGCCGCCTTCCGGACTCTCGGCGGACGGCTCGGCTCCCATCGGACAATCTGGCGGTACGATCCGGTTCTGATTTCGAAGGAATATCCGGCGGAGCGCCATCTGGAGGATTTCGACCGAATGAGCGCCTTCCTGGAAGACAGTACGGAACGGTGCGTCCTCAGCTTCGTGGATATCTACGGGAAGCTCAGGGGAAAGGGATTGAGCGAAACATCCCCGGGGACAATGCGGACACTGGCCCGAGAATTCTCGGCCATCGCCGAAAAGCGGGGCATCGATCTTCTCACGTGCTGCGAAGAAGGGGACTTCGAGAACGTGGGCGTCCGGCATGGAGCCTGCATCGATAAAGAGCTGGTCGAACGGCTCGCGGGACGCTCTCTGAAGATCGGGAAAGACCGGAACCAGCGCCCCCTCTGCGAATGTGCCGAAAGCGCTGACATCGGCGTGTACGACACGTGTCCCGCGGGATGCGTCTACTGCTATGCGAACCGGAGCAAAAAAATGGTGGATGCCAACAGAAGGCGTCACACCCCCGAATCCTCCCTGCTCATTGGAGAACCTTCCCCGGAGGAACTGGACTCGGCGCTCCTTCGTCGTTCCTGA